The Oenanthe melanoleuca isolate GR-GAL-2019-014 chromosome 1A, OMel1.0, whole genome shotgun sequence genome contains a region encoding:
- the IL17REL gene encoding putative interleukin-17 receptor E-like, with the protein MISIYVQILLIILFWNTDCQIIPRIEECGLSCSQGIHCKSKPSGGIFNSFCHDAPASLSSMVLKSMKISTVMKCVQGSPCTLHLNIKGTLSLDENVRGLEICSFSMDTQQSQCINVRFTRKKSKMLNGKKVQVEFNCIEVNVAQHIYVTMKTVPHYCEVKLSQQYYVEDCRNSDVGKYIPACSAGKLDYNLDRARKIVTVNVSNFPRDQDYYVRLCHKWFTCEDVGAFAVIKGKESFKSVSLKYSQLLPCLCIEGWLALPDARRIQLCPFENDTQVLWDNIVYNPSTQTLAWEPACPVLATVNLCRFTRSNDHCEDIENSFKNSPEKQVKYSRVDTHPRLCMKFTTKRGSWIKCPFAHGEFPAWKMRTVAVAEQIQIFFTSQTKAQFSVLVCNRTQMASCESLGMHQSVSVGDSVSITVSREMCGSTICIQGWRTDVDYSVPLQICDTYCGFHGQSHSDGNPAKAMTHRMKSVQSLL; encoded by the exons GGAATTCACTGTAAAAGCAAACCTTCTG GTGGCATTTTTAACAGCTTCTGCCATGATGCTCCTGCATCTTTATCTTCTATGGTACTGAAAAGCATGAAGATCTCAACAGTGATGAAATGTGTCCAAGGAAGCCCATGCACTCTTCATTTAAACATTAAAGGAACACTGAGTTTGGATG AGAATGTCCGTGGGCTGGAAATATGTTCTTTTTCAATGGACACACAGCAATCTCAGTGCATAAATGTGAGATtcactaggaaaaaaagcaagatgcTTAATGGAAAGAAG GTACAGGTAGAGTTCAATTGCATTGAAGTCAATGTAGCACAACACATCTATGTGACCATGAAAACTGTACCACATTACTGTGAAGTCAAGCTGAGCCAGCAATATTATGTTGAAG ATTGCAGAAACAGTGATGTGGGAAAATATATTCCAGCTTGTTCAG ctggaaagTTAGATTATAATTTAGACAGGGCAAGGAAAATTGTAACAGTGAATGTATCCAACTTTCCCCGAGATCAGGATTATTACGTTCGCCTGTGCCACAAATGGTTTACCTGTGAAGATGTTGGGGCATTTGCTGTG ataaaaggaaaggaatctTTTAAGTCCGTTTCTCTGAAGTATTCTCAGCTACTCCCTTGTCTTTGCATTGAG GGTTGGCTGGCACTTCCAGATGCACGGAGAATACAACTCTGCCCCTTTGAAAATG ATACACAGGTGCTGTGGGACAATATTGTTTATAACCCATCGACACAAACCCTTGCTTGGGAGCCAGCCTGTCCTGTCCTTGCCACGGTTAACCTGTGCAGGTTCACCAGGTCAAATGACCATTGTGAAGATATTGAGAACTCTTTCAAAAATTCTCCTGAGAAA CAGGTTAAATATTCTCGTGTGGACACTCACCCAAGACTCTGCATGAAG tttACAACCAAACGAGGATCCTGGATTAAGTGTCCATTTGCACATGGAGAATTTCCAg CCTGGAAAATGAGGACTGTTGCAGTTGCAGAACAAATACAAATTTTCTTCACATCCCAAACCAAGGCACAGTTCTCAGTGCTTGTGTGTAACAGGACGCAGATGGCTTCATGTGAATCTCTTGGGATGCACCAGTCAGTCTCTGTG GGAGATTCTGTTTCAATCACTGTGTCAAGGGAAATGTGTGGGTCAACAATTTGCATTCAG ggCTGGAGAACAGATGTAGATTATTCAGTTCCACTGCAGATCTGCGATACCTACTGTG GTTTTCATGGTCAGTCACACAGTGATGGAAACCCAGCAAAGGCCATGACACACAG